In Coregonus clupeaformis isolate EN_2021a chromosome 7, ASM2061545v1, whole genome shotgun sequence, one genomic interval encodes:
- the LOC121550314 gene encoding serine/threonine-protein phosphatase 4 catalytic subunit B, with the protein MCVTMGDISDLDRQIEQLRRCELIKENEVKALCAKAREILVEESNVQRVDSPVTVCGDIHGQFYDLKELFRVGGDVPETNYLFMGDFVDRGFYSVETFLLLLALKVRYPDRITLIRGNHESRQITQVYGFYDECLRKYGSVTVWRYCTEIFDYLSLSAIIDGKIFCVHGGLSPSIQTLDQIRTIDRKQEVPHDGPMCDLLWSDPEDTTGWGVSPRGAGYLFGSDVVAQFNAANDIHMICRAHQLVMEGYKWHFNETVLTVWSAPNYCYRCGNVAAILELDEHLQREFIIFEAAPQETRGIPSKKPVADYFL; encoded by the exons ATGTGTGTGACAATGGGGGACATCAGTGATCTGGACAGACAGATAGAACAACTTAGGCGCTGTGAACTCATCAAGGAAAATGAAGTCAAAGCACTGTGTGCCAAGGCCAG GGAGATTCTGGTAGAGGAGAGTAACGTACAGAGGGTGGACTCTCCAGTTACA GTGTGTGGGGATATCCATGGACAGTTTTATGACCTAAAAGAGTTGTTTAGA GTAGGGGGCGACGTTCCGGAGACAAACTATCTCTTCATGGGTGACTTTGTGGACCGAGGCTTCTACAGCGTGGAGACGTTCCTGCTGCTGCTAGCACTCAAG GTGAGGTATCCAGACAGGATCACTCTGATCCGAGGGAACCACGAGTCACGGCAGATCACACAGGTCTACGGCTTCTATGATGAGTGCCTCCGCAAGTACGGCTCGGTCACCGTGTGGAGATACTGCACCGAGATCTTTGATTACCTGTCCCTCTCTGCCATCATCGACGGCAAG ATATTCTGTGTGCACGGCGGCCTTTCTCCCTCTATTCAAACTCTGGACCAGATCAGAACTATCGACAGAAAGCAGGAAGTGCCTCACGACGGCCCCATGTGTGACCTGCTGTGGTCTGACCCAGAAG acaCCACAGGGTGGGGTGTGAGCCCGAGAGGGGCGGGCTACCTGTTTGGCAGTGACGTGGTGGCCCAGTTCAACGCGGCCAACGACATCCACATGATCTGCAGAGCCCACCAGCTGGTCATGGAGGGATACAAGTGGCACTTCAATGAGACCGTGCTCACTGTGTGGTCCGCACCCAACTACTGCTACAG atgTGGTAATGTGGCGGCCATCTTGGAGCTGGATGAGCACCTGCAGAGGGAGTTCATCATATTTGAAGCCGCTCCGCAGGAAACCAGGGGCATTCCCTCCAAAAAGCCAGTGGCAGACTACTTCCTGTGA